A single Saccopteryx bilineata isolate mSacBil1 chromosome 7, mSacBil1_pri_phased_curated, whole genome shotgun sequence DNA region contains:
- the CALHM3 gene encoding calcium homeostasis modulator protein 3 — protein sequence MEKFRTLFQHFQSSPDSVMNGVCLLLAVATVKLYSSFDFSCPCLAHYNALYGLGLLLTPPLALFLCGLLANRQSVVMVEEWRRPAGHRRKDPGIIRYMFSSVLQRALAAPLVWVLLALLDGKCFVCAFSSSVDPEKFLDFANMTPSQVQLFLAKVPCREDELVRNSPARKAVSRYLRCLSQAIGWSITLLLIVLAFLARCLRPCFDQTVFLQRRYWSNYVDLEQKLFDETCSEHARDFAHRCVLHFFASMQNELRARGLQRDTADSSAEPPEMPEPPEGLDRNGKTHLRSISSREQVDHLLSTWYSSKPPLDLVASPELWGGGLSHRAPTVAPSTRLSQNIEV from the exons ATGGAGAAGTTCCGCACGCTCTTCCAGCACTTCCAGTCCAGCCCCGACTCGGTCATGAATGGCGTCTGCCTGCTCCTGGCCGTGGCCACTGTCAAGCTGTACTCCTCCTTCGACTTCAGCTGCCCCTGCCTGGCACACTACAACGCCCTCTACGGCCTGGGCCTGCTGCTCACACCCCCACTTGCCCTCTTCCTCTGTGGCCTCCTCGCCAACCGGCAGTCCGTGGTGATGGTGGAGGAGTGGCGCCGGCCCGCAGGGCACCGGAGGAAGGACCCGGGCATCATCAG GTATATGTTCTCCTCTGTGCTGCAGAGAGCGCTGGCTGCCCCCCTCGTCTGGGTCCTGCTGGCCCTCCTTGATGGGAAGTGCTTCGTCTGTGCCTTCAGCAGCTCCGTGGACCCTGAGAAGTTTCTGGACTTTGCCAACATGACCCCCAGCCAGGTTCAGCTCTTCCTGGCCAAGGTGCCCTGCAGGGAGGATGAGCTGGTCAGAAACAGCCCTGCTCGAAAGGCAGTGTCTCGCTACCTGCGGTGCCTGTCACAG GCTATCGGCTGGAGTATCACCCTGCTGCTGATCGTCCTGGCCTTCCTGGCCCGCTGCCTAAGGCCCTGCTTCGACCAGACCGTCTTCCTGCAGCGCAGATACTGGAGTAACTACGTGGACCTGGAGCAGAAGCTCTTCGACGAGACGTGCAGTGAGCACGCGCGGGACTTCGCGCACCGCTGCGTGCTGCACTTCTTCGCCAGCATGCAGAACGAGCTGCGGGCGCGGGGACTGCAACGGGACACGGCGGACAGCAGCGCCGAGCCCCCAGAGATGCCTGAGCCCCCCGAGGGCCTGGACAGAAATGGGAAGACCCACCTGCGCTCAATCTCCAGCCGGGAGCAAGTGGACCATCTCCTGAGCACCTGGTACTCCAGCAAACCACCACTCGACCTCGTTGCATCCCCGGAGCTCTGGGGGGGTGGCCTCAGTCACCGTGCCCCCACAGTGGCTCCCAGTACCAGGCTGTCCCAGAACATCGAGGTGTAG